One stretch of Candidatus Melainabacteria bacterium RIFOXYA2_FULL_32_9 DNA includes these proteins:
- a CDS encoding acylphosphatase, with protein MKKIRVHVYIAGRVQGVGYRYSTVQKAKSLGITGWVRNTHDGKVEAIFEGDENSVEEMIAWCKQGPPMSFVLNIEVYNQPYTGEFQKFSVKG; from the coding sequence ATGAAAAAGATAAGGGTGCACGTATATATTGCAGGAAGGGTTCAGGGGGTTGGCTATCGATATAGTACTGTTCAAAAAGCAAAAAGTCTTGGAATAACAGGCTGGGTTAGAAATACCCATGACGGTAAGGTAGAAGCTATATTTGAGGGTGATGAAAATTCAGTTGAGGAGATGATAGCTTGGTGCAAACAAGGTCCACCTATGTCATTTGTTCTTAACATAGAAGTGTATAATCAGCCTTATACCGGTGAATTTCAGAAATTTTCAGTAAAGGGATAA
- a CDS encoding thioredoxin-disulfide reductase, translating to MKTLKEANYDLIIIGGGPAGLSAAIYAARGNLKTAIIDKSMLGGQVSNTLEIENYPGFPNIGGFELMEKFEEHADKFNIDKYTFQEIVRVDLCSDIKTIETLEYSLKSKTVIIATGAQARKLGVPGEEEFAGRGVSYCAVCDGAFFKDKVVSVIGGGNAAVEEALYLTKFASSVNIIHRRDCLRADKLYQERAINNPKIGFIWNTVIKEIKGENSVNTIVLENVKTGEISEIQTDGVFPYIGFSPNSELFRDQIQLDAAGFIITDINLETSCKGVYAAGDIRVTPLRQVITSAADGALSATSAIKYIEEFDAQVVVKDKLLEC from the coding sequence ATGAAAACATTAAAAGAAGCAAATTATGACTTAATAATAATAGGTGGAGGCCCCGCTGGTCTTTCTGCCGCAATTTATGCCGCTAGGGGTAATCTCAAAACTGCAATAATTGATAAAAGTATGCTTGGTGGTCAGGTAAGCAATACTCTTGAGATAGAAAATTATCCTGGTTTTCCAAATATTGGCGGTTTTGAATTAATGGAAAAATTTGAAGAACACGCTGATAAATTCAATATAGATAAGTATACTTTCCAGGAAATTGTACGTGTTGATTTATGTTCAGATATAAAAACTATTGAAACACTAGAATACAGCTTAAAATCAAAAACAGTTATTATAGCAACAGGAGCACAGGCAAGAAAATTAGGAGTTCCTGGGGAAGAAGAATTTGCTGGCAGGGGTGTTAGCTATTGTGCGGTTTGTGATGGGGCATTTTTTAAAGATAAAGTTGTAAGTGTAATTGGTGGTGGCAATGCCGCTGTAGAAGAAGCTTTGTATCTTACCAAATTTGCGTCTTCAGTAAATATAATTCACAGAAGAGATTGCTTGAGGGCTGATAAACTTTATCAGGAAAGAGCAATTAATAATCCTAAAATTGGCTTTATTTGGAATACAGTAATTAAAGAGATTAAAGGTGAAAATAGTGTTAATACAATAGTGCTTGAAAATGTAAAAACAGGCGAAATAAGTGAAATACAGACCGATGGAGTATTTCCATACATTGGATTTTCACCAAATTCAGAACTTTTCAGAGATCAAATTCAGTTAGATGCAGCAGGTTTTATTATTACTGATATAAATTTAGAAACCAGTTGTAAAGGAGTATACGCAGCCGGGGATATAAGAGTGACTCCTTTAAGACAGGTAATAACATCAGCAGCTGATGGTGCATTATCTGCAACAAGTGCTATTAAATATATTGAAGAATTTGATGCTCAAGTTGTAGTTAAAGATAAATTGTTGGAATGTTAA